The window GTTTCCACATGGCACTTCCCTGTTCAATTTCATACTTCTTGCTAAACTTATTCCACAGATGCAAACCATAGCCACTCCTCTGCATATGAAGAAGCTTGACTTTTACCCATCTCgaatctttctctgttttagccacTCTGAACAACTTCTTAATCTCGAGCCAGTTTACCGAATAGAAAGCAGAAGGTCGCATGACGGTGAAGTTATAGCCACTAGAACCTTCCACGGCTCTAGCCACTCGAGAAACAAGGTACGGTCCATTGTATCCCCATATGTTTCCATTGAAAGTCTTAGCGAATTCTTCGATGAATTTGAGTAAGAGAGGATGGTTCTTGTCGAATATTAGTACCGCGTTGTTCAGTCTTGTCCAATTTGTCGACGAAGGATCAAGAGTTTGTGCTCCAATCACGTTTCTAAGACCTTTGAAGCTTTTCAGAACAATCATGTCCGTGTCTAAGTAAACACCTCCATATTTGTACAAGTATGCAAGCCTCATGAGGTTTGAGAGATTCTGAGCTAAAGATATCTTCCCGGGGTCTCTTTTACCCGTCTTTATTTCCTCGAGCCATGATTCTCCGGCGGTTCCTTTGAGTAGAAAAGACAAATCCGGTGTGACTGCAATAACTTTGTAACCACGATCAAGAAACGGTTTCAAGATTGTATAACCTTGAGGAGAATCCAAGGTTGCGGATAGGATCATTAAGCAACCACGAGGATGAGACTTAAAGACACTTTCAATAGCTAATACCTCTCTTTTGCCGAAGAACTCTGCTGATGATATCCATGTCATGACGAAGTTGACTTCACATCCATCACCGACAAACTCAATAACCCTCTTTTGAAACTTCTCTGACAAGTTATCTCCACTAAAANNNNNNNNNNNNNNNNNNNNNNNNNNNNNNNNNNNNNNNNNNNNNNNNNNNNNNNNNNNNNNNNNNNNNNNNNNNNNNNNNNNNNNNNNNNNNNNNNNNNNNNNNNNNNNNNNNNNNNNNNNNNNNNNNNNNNNNNNNNNNNNNNNNNNNNNNNNNNNNNNNNNNNNNNNNNNNNNNNNNNNNNNNNNNNNNNNNNNNNNNNNNNNNNNNNNNNNNNNNNNNNNNNNNNNNNNNNNNNNNNNNNNNNNNNNNNNNNNNNNNNNNNNNNNNNNNNNNNNNNNNNNNNNNNNNNNNNNNNNNNNNNNNNNNNNNNNNNNNNNNNNNNNNNNNNNNNNNNNNNNNNNNNNNNNNNNNNNNNNNNNNNNNNNNNNNNNNNNNNNNNNNTTCTTGTCGAATATTAGTACCGCGTTGTTCAGTCTTGTCCAATTTGTCGACGAAGGATCAAGAGTTTGTGCTCCAATCACGTTTCTAAGACCTTTGAAGCTTTTTAGAACAATCATGTCTGTGTCTAAGTAAACACCTCCATATTTGTACAAGTAAGCAAGCCTCATGAGGTTTGAGAGATTCTGACCTAAAGGTATCTTCCCGGGGTCTCTTTTACCTGTCTTTATTTCCTCGAGCCATGATTCTCCGGCGGTTCCTTTTAGTAGAAAAGACAAATCCGGTGTGACTGCAAGAACTTTGTAACCACGATCAAGAAACGGTTTCAAGATTGTATAACCTTGAGGAGAATCCAAGGTTGCGGATAGGATCATTAAGCAACCACGAGGATGAGACTTAAAGACACTTTCAATAGCTAATACCTCTCTTTTGCCGAAGAACTCTGCTGATGATATCCATGTCATGACGAAGTTGACTTCACATCCATCACCGACAAACTCAATAACCCTCTTTTGAAACTTCTCAGACAAGTTATCTCCACTAAAAATCTCAATAACTTGGAGTTTCTCTTTGGTTTTCAGATTAGGAGATTGCATCATTTGTTGTGCATATTGTTGCTTGATCGGATTTTTCCTTTCACCATCCTTCTCAGAGCTTAGAGGTAAGTGTGGAATCACTCTTTTGATCTCTATCTTCACCTCTGAGTAATCATCACTCCGCAGTTGCATCGAGAAATTAGACATTCGAACCAACGTTGTAACCAAGATCAGAGCTATAAAAGTGATCGAAAACACAGTGAAAAGTGGTGATGATGCCGATTGGTTTAGCCGTCTGTGATCAATCATTACTGTGAATCTCTTCTCTATATCATGatccatgaaaaaaaaaaaaaagcagaactGAATTGgaaaccagaaaagaaaaagagaaaactttAGATAGATGAGAAAGAGACCACTTTTGAGTTCTATGTGTGTATGtttgttttatctcttgttttaaCTTGTTTTGACCATGTTTCTTGCCTTTGGAGGGCTGTCTAGTTTTGAAAAGTTANNNNNNNNNNNNNNNNNNNNNNNNNNNNNNNNNNNNNNNNNNNNNNNNNNNNNNNNNNNNNNNNNNNNNNNNNNNNNNNNNNNNNNNNNNNNNNNNNNNNNNNNNNNNNNNNNNNNNNNNNNNNNNNNNNNNNNNNNNNNNNNNNNNNNNNNNNNNNNNNNNNNNNNNNNNNNNNNNNNNNNNNNNNNNNNNNNNNNNNNNNNNNNNNNNNNNNNNNNNNNNNNNNNNNNNNNNNNNNNNNNNNNNNNNNNNNNNNNNNNNNNNNNNNNNNNNNNNNNNNNNNNNNNNNNNNNNNNNNNNNNNNNNNNNNNNNNNNNNNNNNNNNNNNNNNNNNNNNNNNNNNNNNNNNNNNNNNNNNNNNNNNNNNNNNNNNNNNNNNNNNNNNNNNNNNNNNNNNNNNNNNNNNNNNNNNNNNNNNNNNNNNNNNNNNNNNNNNNNNNNNNNNNNNNNNNNNNNNNNNNNNNNNNNNNNNNNNNNNNNNNNNNNNNNNNNNNNNNNNNNNNNNNNNNNNNNNNNNNNNNNNNNNNNNNNNNNNNNNNNNNNNNNNNNNNNNNNNNNNNNNNNNNNNNNNNNNNNNNNNNNNNNNNNNNNNNNNNNNNNNNNNNNNNNNNNNNNNNNNNNNNNNNNNNNNNNNNNNNNNNNNNNNNNNNNNNNNNNNNNNNNNNNNNNNNNNNNNNNNNNNNNNNNNNNNNNNNNNNNNNNNNNNNNNNNNNNNNNNNNNNNNNNNNNNNNNNNNNNNNNNNNNNNNNNNNNNNNNNNNNNNNNNNNNNNNNNNNNNNNNNNNNNNNNNNNNNNNNNNNNNNNNNNNNNNNNNNNNNNNNNNNNNNNNNNNNNNNNNNNNNNNNNNNNNNNNNNNNNNNNNNNNNNNNNNNNNNNNNNNNNNNNNNNNNNNNNNNNNNNNNNNNNNNNNNNNNNNNNNNNNNNNNNNNNNNNNNNNNNNNNNNNNNNNNNNNNNNNNNNNNNNNNNNNNNNNNNNNNNNNNNNNNNNtttttttcaattttttgggttttttttttttttttttttttttttttgtgcgtaGAATACTAGTCATACCCATAATAGTACAACACTCTCAAGAACTGTTTCATATGAAAAGTACATACAATATTTGTTATTGCATTTTACTAACGTACCTATTATTGCCTTATTTGTCAACTTTTTGCTAACGCGGAACATAAGAACAATAAATTCGAGATGTATTTtctactttacttttttttttcttctttggaaaAATACTAATCTATATCGAATTGATAATATCTGTTTGAATTTTAGATCAATGATAGTGTTGTTAATTTGGTTGTTGCAACATGATTTTGGAAAAAGACGTTTGTATTAAAAGAAATCCAGTTATCTTGTAGGACAAATTGTCAAGGTACAGTATATCGATTTTCCTATCTTACATTGATCAGGTTATTATTTGATAATACTATTTAAACTATGTTTGTTGGGTCATAACATTATTTTGAATGAAAAACGCTGGTTGActaagaaatttaaatattaagaCATTTGAAATATGCAATAAGCCAATAACGACGGAAACATGTAAATAAAAGGAGAGGTCCAAACTCGAATAGATAGACGTGTGTGTCAATATGATTACGTGTAGTTgaaccctttttttcttttggttttgttttagttcaacaaaaaaaaatgtatttttgatttatgtaatttattggttttcactaaaaaaatgtatgtttgtTAGTGGTTTGTATACGGCATGATTGGGGGGTTAtatctttgtttatttctatAGTGAAATTGGATAGGTCCATGCATAATCAGTATCCTCCACACGACTTGTCAAGGTACGTAAGCATTTTAAATAACGTATCACATTACTTTAGTTAATCTAATTATTGATGATTTGACAATATCagctcaacaacaacaagtagaGAGATGCAATTTATGCAGCCGTATAAGTTTGTTGTATTGTTCCTTCCTCCGATGATCATTCCAAGCTGTTTCATTGACATATACATACAACGATGAACGATCTAAAGCTATGTAATGAAAGGTTGCATAAACAAGCActgtggtggtggaggagaataaCAAACAAGTCTTTCTTTAGTTTCCCCACTGAAGTCAAAATTAAATCCATTAATTTTGGCCCATgggcttttttttgttttgttaactaACTGTCACGCAGGATCCGAGAAAATTCGTTACAGTAACGTGGGAAACAATCGCGTAAATCGGACGGTACAAAATAAATGCGGGTGAGCACCGACCTGTCAGTAAGATATGCCACGTGGACTTATGCTTTGCTTTCGTAAGTACAATTCTCCCCAAACTCAACTAGTgatgtctcttctcttttgaatCAAGACAAGAACTCTTTCTGATGAAGATGATTGGCATTGGAACCCTAACTTATTCTTCTCCATCTAAGATCCTTCTCGAAGATTCTCCTCCACGAATTTTTCGCTGTGGATCAGAGATCTTCCCTTGTGTTCCATGGAAAACGTTTCATCACTTCAAGTTTTTGCGTTTAGATTCTGCTCAGAACAGGACTCTTAAGCCAATTCCGGTTCGCTCTTCTTCGATTAAGGATTCTCAGGTAATTAATTATAACTCTTAGCTTTATCTTTCAATTTCCCATTGGTCTTTCGTTTGTATGTGTTCTCTCTTCTACAGTTACTTTATGCTCTGTCTTCATACAGATAATTAATTGTGTTTATAGGTGAACGAAGAAGCTCTTACAAAAAAGGTTCGTGTAAGGTTCCAATTGCGGAAAGAGTGTGTCTTTGGTGAACATTTTTTCATTCTTGGTGATGATCCTGTGTTTGGTGGCCTCTGGGATCCAGAAACTGCCTTGCCACTGAACTGGTCAGATGGGAATGTCTGGACCTTAGACCTGGTATGCATCTATGTTGTTGTTACATGTAGGTTATGTATGAGTTTTAGATACTTGAATCATTGAATGTGTGTTAGCAATTCTCTGATGTGATTTCTTCTTTCTACTTAGGATTTGCCTGTTGGAAGATTGGTTGAGTTCAAGTTCATACTAAAGGCACAGACAGGGGAGATCTTGTGGCAACCAGGTCCAAACCGGTCTCTTGAAACCTGGGAAACTAATAAAACAATCAGGATATGTGAAGACTGGGGTAATGCTGATCTCCAGATGATGATTGAGGAAGATTATGTGCCATTCAATCAAGAAGACAGTATCACTCACCCTAAACAAAGCGTGAGGGTTGACACCATTAGAGAAGAGGTGGATGAAGTGCTTGGTACTACTGTACACCAAAACTCTTCAGTACTAGTTGTAGAGAATGCAGGATACGTAAGTGATGAGTCTGCAGATATCCAAAGTGAGAAAACTATGGAATCTTCTAATGGAGCTTTGACTGCTCGGGTTGTGACCAGCGAAGCCATGTTTACCGAGGAAGAAAGTCCAGTTTTGGTCCCTGGATTGGTTTCTCTGTCTGACTTGGAAAATGAAGATATGGAAGTTATTAACGAAGGTAAAGCAGAAACGTTCCCGGAGGTAATATAACCtgataagtttttaaattttcatgtttttgttttttctatataatCTACACACGGCTGTAGATGGTAATGAAATCTATGCATGTTGATGCTTTAAgacatcatgttttttttgtagaataagACTGTTCTTGTTTCATTGATACACTGTATATTAGTTGCCCCagttgattaaaaataaaagtttcttTAACTATGTCTTTAAGCTAATCTAAGACTCTGTACTTTAAGACTGTTAGTTTATTCTCCAGCAATGTGATTTTCAGCTGTAAATGGCCTTATTGTCTTATTTAATGAATGGAGAAAGCTATTTGCAGGTAGATAAGAAGCAAGAAACCAAAGGAGAAATaatcaagaaagagaaagtAAAAGCGATTTCATTATTGGACAAATCGGAGCTAGAAGCAGTGAAAAGTGTAGATCAGAGGCAATACAATTTAGTAGAGGAAGAGCAGCAGCGGCTAGAGACAGAGCCGCTTGGAACGCCGGATATGCTTTTAGAGAATGATATCCAATGGGGACGTAGAACACTTCACAAGCTTCTAAGCAACTTCAGACTTTTCTAAACTCAAAAAAAGTTTTGAGTGCATACATTCACCGGCAAAAGAGCTTCAAGAAGATGATTCTCCCATGAATTCAGACAGATAGTCAAAATTGTTCTTAAAAGGTGCGCTGCCTTCTTCTTTCTGCTCATCTTTACGTTTTGTATCTATGAGAATTGATAGTAGATTGAATTCATGTAGTGTTGtctttgtatatatgtatgatcAAATGGTTTTGGTAAAGACAGAGAGATGAGGAAAGAATGGAGTGCTAGTGTTAAGTACATAGGATGTATCATGTGGATCCAATTATATTGTTGTTACATAATGATGGCGATCATGATTATCATATGATTGGTCTTACCATTCCAATTTCTTACAcaaatgatgatgatcatgattaTCACAATCATGTgtaaattaatcttttatagAAAATCAAGTTGTTGTACATTTCTTTTATGGTTTATCAGTTTTGAACTTGTGGTGCTCTTCGAGAAGGGCCAAGGTGCCAACGCCGTACGTTTAGGAGCACCtcctttttttccttaaaacatTTTTGTAAACCTCGAGGAGTGTCATGTTCAATTTAAGCCCAATATATAATCGAAATATCCATAAAACCATATGCAGTATGTTGTTGGCAGAATTCAGTGGGTAGCGGCGATAAATTATTAGATTGTACCAATTCTTCAATCAAATTACAAACGACCCCTGTAGGAAACATAAGGTGATTTATAAAATGAACCAGGTAAATGTAATGTAATTTGTGAAATTACGAGGACTATGGGTATTGTGAAGTTTGGTTTAGCCATACAGTATTGAGGCTATGAGCTACAAACTAAAGGATTCTAAACCAAACTACATAAATCCCTTGTAATGCTGCTCTtaagaaccaacaacaacaacaaaaaaaaccatcatcttatactaaaaataatatacaatcaCCTATACATAACATAAACCTAATTCAGGTGGAGCCTTGGGTGCAAGGTTTCATATTCACCTTCTCAAAACTCTATAGTAACCAAAACAACAAGAGTCATGAGACTAGCTCCTTAAGGGGATAGGCTATATGTTTTAATAATCAAAAAGTCCCTTATTTGGCACTTCGTTACCTTTTAGATCTTTGCCTTTTTTGGTTTCTCACACTGGTAAGGAATATTTACCTTATGTCTTCTTCCACAAATTTGGCATTGGCGACAAAAATCACAACTCAGGAATGTTTTCTTTAGGTGCTTTCTCTTCAAGTCCTTCATTTGGTACGACTTCATCGCTTTCCCACAAAAATCCATTCTCATCATTTCTTggatctttctctgtttctttagaTAGAGGTGATACATGTGCAACATACTTTTCTGCATAAAGCAACACAAAGAGAATTGACCAATCTGTAACCAAATGTACTCGCTACACAGAAGACAAAAAACAAGTGGTGAATAGATCCACAAATAATGCCCAAGAAGAAATTTTACCAGCCAAACTTCGAAGAGCATTCTCAGCCGCTTGTTGATGTGCATCTTTCTTAGTTTTTGCCATCCCAATGCCTATCTTCTCACCCGTGAACAAAACCTACGTAAATTAACaagaacaattaaaaacaaaaaaggaaagtgaAGTTAACATGAGACAAAGATGCTTAAACAAACTGATCCAGCTTACCTCAACCGAAAACTGTAACTCTTTGTTGGTACTCATCACAGTCCTAAATTCCACCTGCAAAATTGTAAATGAATTAGTCAAAATCCATGAAAAAAGGATAAGCAATAGATTCCGTGGTTATGTGAGTATGCACCTTTGAACCGCATCTTCTTCCAATCTCTTGCAGCGCACTCACAAATAAATGAGACTGCCCGCCATTATTCTTTCCACCATCTGTATGATGTTCTCTACCATTTGATACCAAATGACTCTGGGATAATCCACCCTCTGCAAATAGTTTGAACAAGTGCTAATATTAAAAGGTATTATTCCACCTTGTTATGACAAATTCAGCAAGTAGACTTATAAATCAGGTGTGGAAATTATCTTATCCTAAATCAATATCTAAGAGCAGTACACTGAAAACAAGCGGAGGCGACAAATTCAACAATCTACTATACCTTAGTATCAGCTTGACTACATTAGTGTTGAAACTATAACATACCTGTTGTTTGACGTGAAGGATTTTGCCTTTTCAGGTCATCATCCGTTGATACCTGCATGAAAATTCTCAGACCGTAGATACTCATACTTTGAAGTCAAAAGAGAGATACTTGGAATGCAAAACTAACCTCTTCACTCCTCAAGTGAGAAGGGTGTGTGAATGAAGCAACAGGAGCAGAACCTGGTATTCCATGAGGAAATTGACTTGGATAAACTCCTGAAGGTCGACCAGGAAAAGAAGGTCTATTCTCATCATCCACCAACCAACCACCCTGAGAATGCATAGAAGACGAAGGTGGCTGCATAGGAATTTTAGCCAGAATGGGCGGttgattaaagttttggttCCTTATATCGACACCAGGCCTCATCATAAGGGGTCTTCCACAATCAGAAAAAGTGAAGCCATCCCGTCTAGGAGCTCCAAGCAAACTAGGTTCTAGATTGTGATTGACGACAAAACATAAAGAATCTCAGAAACAAACATTATAGTGCAATA is drawn from Camelina sativa cultivar DH55 chromosome 8, Cs, whole genome shotgun sequence and contains these coding sequences:
- the LOC104708971 gene encoding uncharacterized protein LOC104708971 isoform X2; translated protein: MKMIGIGTLTYSSPSKILLEDSPPRIFRCGSEIFPCVPWKTFHHFKFLRLDSAQNRTLKPIPVRSSSIKDSQVNEEALTKKVRVRFQLRKECVFGEHFFILGDDPVFGGLWDPETALPLNWSDGNVWTLDLDLPVGRLVEFKFILKAQTGEILWQPGPNRSLETWETNKTIRICEDWGNADLQMMIEEDYVPFNQEDSITHPKQSVRVDTIREEVDEVLGTTVHQNSSVLVVENAGYVSDESADIQSEKTMESSNGALTARVVTSEAMFTEEESPVLVPGLVSLSDLENEDMEVINEGR
- the LOC104708969 gene encoding lactosylceramide 4-alpha-galactosyltransferase-like — encoded protein: MDHDIEKRFTVMIDHRRLNQSASSPLFTVFSITFIALILVTTLVRMSNFSMQLRSDDYSEVKIEIKRVIPHLPLSSEKDGERKNPIKQQYAQQMMQSPNLKTKEKLQVIEIFSGDNLSEKFQKRVIEFVGDGCEVNFVMTWISSAEFFGKREVLAIESVFKSHPRGCLMILSATLDSPQGYTILKPFLDRGYKVIAVTPDLSFLLKGTAGESWLEEIKTGKRDPGKISLAQNLSNLMRLAYLYKYGGVYLDTDMIVLKSFKGLRNVIGAQTLDPSSTNWTRLNNAVLIFDKNHPLLLKFIEEFAKTFNGNIWGYNGPYLVSRVARAVEGSSGYNFTVMRPSAFYSVNWLEIKKLFRVAKTEKDSRWVKVKLLHMQRSGYGLHLWNKFSKKYEIEQGSAMWKLVSEHCIFCEIGSAL
- the LOC104708971 gene encoding uncharacterized protein LOC104708971 isoform X1 is translated as MKMIGIGTLTYSSPSKILLEDSPPRIFRCGSEIFPCVPWKTFHHFKFLRLDSAQNRTLKPIPVRSSSIKDSQVNEEALTKKVRVRFQLRKECVFGEHFFILGDDPVFGGLWDPETALPLNWSDGNVWTLDLDLPVGRLVEFKFILKAQTGEILWQPGPNRSLETWETNKTIRICEDWGNADLQMMIEEDYVPFNQEDSITHPKQSVRVDTIREEVDEVLGTTVHQNSSVLVVENAGYVSDESADIQSEKTMESSNGALTARVVTSEAMFTEEESPVLVPGLVSLSDLENEDMEVINEGKAETFPEVDKKQETKGEIIKKEKVKAISLLDKSELEAVKSVDQRQYNLVEEEQQRLETEPLGTPDMLLENDIQWGRRTLHKLLSNFRLF